A region from the Plasmodium berghei ANKA genome assembly, chromosome: 9 genome encodes:
- a CDS encoding DNA-directed RNA polymerase, putative: MKTNIISKNLINKFTHFHSNIGFIFLLKKKERATNYLLYLKSNSFSNINLTKKKKANIHIIYNNEHPVKYYNKKKECKINDQLGKNNQTASLYKSEKSKNETNKIKCNSYENEEDILISIENDKSDEKKKKKNLNDEKINVKNLKTEEILIEKDYTSKNCLQNEIKTELETLVEKIKNLDEKYKNKIINYINTLDKEHTNGIEKNIIFFFENLDDYLSANGLLICDVGGEEIFNYIKKVNVKMEIDKNEITGPMNINNLFDINWIKEKKKLIYGDNIYPIIQNNQEQKHIQGNHQNNFENCNNIIAHNQTANYENIVKDNIINMRRQVLIERSSYKKAIEEAEEFVSNLHDLKKVTEIQGLCKIYLNWVNELEKKIINYKENIKKNNYKKNIFPDLIEEKLLAIITVKWTIQYTFNPLKKKYSNEVTTQSKHFEQEYPYQSLFTHIAIKIGEEINNELNFQLLEKNNLLYNFIKKNKSNVSFSHFQKYKMLNEIKEKLYMENKNQNIKSNIENTCKNNKHTDTQLENNLEIYTNEATKSIEKKKNYQNSQKTNNDGNNFLNKPFELVQWNSMKKASIGGLLLKMLIDNAKIDVDINTAKDEYRNEYKYYLFLHKTAKTKGEDLYSDCKYKKELNYQEYYEHESNSLKFIIRDKWKKGNELANFLDNASQNQNEEKKKKKKKCTHDQIAITNEDLHKINVSNELGNHNEEVMEKKNMTCSGEINSKETNINNCNSKEKSNVKQVCETEKQENGEKKVKQNNFCKNQKEKLKNKEIILYRSRRDKNKIEIPVFVHSYIWKNNNWYGVIHMRESCANFLLNNAINSHVPLNYLPMICKPKKWENDQGGMLLLKNNFIRYNIKPLFNLNVCNMSRIKNIVSEIGNVGWKVNKEILHYIEYAYMNGKTIGKIPLNKNYNLPYNIDLKKNNNNNEEIKKFYLLKEEITRLNKCLISERPTFLQKLAVAKTFKENEQIYFPHNIDFRGRMYPLSPHLHHMGDDICRSLIVFSNGEEIGPNGLYWLKVHLANNFGKDKLNFKKRIEWVDQNINNIKKLSENPFENLEFWGLADNPWQALAVSIDLINALNSSDPSKYKSNMPIQQDGTCNGLQHYAALGKDKDGGRAVNILPSDEPQDIYTVVLDIVISKIKNDMDNGGNKNESTNFLNKSELANYCFKYNLLKRKVVKQTIMTICYGVTSIGAKNQVKGKIQNMIAKDTDKNTINELSKYIANYIFESISEIFKRAMIIKKWFNNLSKVTNDLNIPITWISPIGLPCEQPYRLGTRILVNTPLQSVSVTSYKNSLLHKNKQRLGFPPNFVHSLDASHLIMTAEKMLIKNNFSFAAVHDSYWTHACNVDIMNKFIRDSFVTLYNKPILENIYQNFQMRLGKYAEKIPPPPEQGYLDISLVRDSKYFFS; the protein is encoded by the coding sequence atgaaaacaaatattatttccaaAAACCTGATTAACAAATTCACACATTTTCATAGTAACATTgggtttatatttttgttaaaaaaaaaagaaagagcTACTAATTATTTACTATATCTTAAGTCTAACtctttttcaaatattaacttaacaaaaaaaaaaaaagctaatatacatataatatataataatgaacatcctgtaaaatattataacaaaaaaaaggaatgCAAAATCAATGATCAATTGGGTAAGAACAATCAGACAGcttcattatataaatcagaaaaatcaaaaaatgaaacgaacaaaataaaatgtaacagttatgaaaatgaagaagatATACTAATATCCattgaaaatgataaaagtgacgaaaaaaaaaaaaaaaaaaatcttaatgatgaaaaaataaatgtaaaaaatttaaaaacagaagaaatattaattgAAAAAGATTATACCTCCAAAAATTGTCtacaaaatgaaattaaaacagAATTGGAAACTTTagttgaaaaaataaaaaatttagacgaaaaatataaaaataaaataataaactatATTAATACATTGGATAAAGAACATACTAATggaattgaaaaaaatattatttttttttttgaaaatctTGATGATTACTTATCGGCAAATGGATTATTAATATGTGATGTTGGGGGTGaggaaatatttaattatataaaaaaagttaatgttaaaatggaaatagacaaaaatgaaataactGGTcctatgaatataaataatttatttgatataaactggattaaagaaaaaaagaaactAATATATGGTGATAACATTTATCcaattattcaaaataatcAAGAACAAAAACATATACAAGGAAATCACCAAAATAATTTCGAAAATtgcaataatataatagcACATAATCAAACTGctaattatgaaaatattgttaaagataatataataaatatgagaAGACAGGTATTAATAGAAAGATCATCTTATAAAAAAGCTATTGAAGAAGCTGAAGAATTTGTTTCAAATTTGcatgatttaaaaaaagttacAGAAATCCAAGGCttatgtaaaatatatttaaattggGTTAAtgaattagaaaaaaaaataattaattataaagaaaatattaaaaaaaataattataaaaaaaatatattcccAGATTTAAtagaagaaaaattattagcTATTATAACAGTAAAATGGACAATTcaatatacatttaatccattaaaaaaaaaatattcaaacgAAGTAACTACTCAATCTAAACATTTTGAACAAGAATATCCATATCAATCTTTATTTACACATATTGCTATTAAAATTGGAGAAgaaattaataatgaactaaattttcaattgcttgaaaaaaataaccttttatataattttattaaaaaaaacaaatcgaatgtttctttttctcattttcaaaaatataaaatgctaaatgaaataaaagaaaaactatatatggaaaataaaaaccaGAATATTAAATctaatatagaaaatacatgtaaaaataacaaacaTACTGATACACAATTGGAAAATAACttagaaatatatactaaTGAGGCAACAAAAtctattgaaaaaaaaaaaaattaccaAAATAGccaaaaaacaaataatgatggtaataattttttaaataaaccCTTTGAATTAGTTCAGTGGAATTCAATGAAAAAAGCCTCAATCGGAGgtcttttattaaaaatgttaattgATAATGCTAAAATAGACGTAGATATAAATACAGCCAAGGATGAATATAGAAATgagtataaatattatttatttttacataagACAGCTAAAACTAAGGGAGAAGATCTTTACTCAgattgtaaatataaaaaagaattaaattATCAGGAATATTATGAACATGAATCTAATTCtctaaaatttattattcgTGATAAATGGAAGAAAGGGAATGAGCTAGCTAATTTTCTTGATAATGCTAGCCAAAAtcaaaatgaagaaaaaaaaaaaaaaaaaaaaaaatgcacgCACGATCAAATAGCTATAACAAATGAGGATTTACACAAAATAAACGTCAGTAATGAGTTAGGAAATCATAATGAAGAGGtgatggaaaaaaaaaatatgactTGTTCAGGTGAAATAAACTCAAAAGAAACAAACATAAACAATTGCAATAGTAAAGAAAAATCCAATGTTAAACAAGTTTGCGAAACAGAGAAACAAGAAAatggagaaaaaaaagtgaaacaaaacaatttttgtaaaaatcaaaaagaaaaattaaaaaataaagaaataatattatatagatCTAGGagagataaaaataaaatagaaatacCCGTATTTGtacattcatatatatggaaaaataataattggTATGGTGTTATACATATGAGAGAAAGTTGTGCaaactttttattaaataatgcaATAAATTCACATGTAccattaaattatttacctATGATATGTAAACCTAAAAAATGGGAAAATGATCAAGGTGgtatgttattattaaaaaataattttattagatataatattaaacctttatttaatttaaatgtatGTAATATGAgtagaataaaaaatatagtatcCGAAATAGGTAATGTTGGTTGGAAagtaaataaagaaatattacattatattgaatatgcatatatgaaTGGGAAAACGATAGGAAAAATAcctttaaataaaaattataatttaccttataatattgatttaaaaaaaaataataataataatgaagaaataaaaaaattttatttattaaaagaagAAATTACTAGATTAAACAAATGTTTAATAAGTGAAAGACCAAcctttttacaaaaattagCAGTAGCAAAAACTTTCaaagaaaatgaacaaatatattttcctcATAATATTGATTTTCGTGGTAGAATGTATCCATTGTCTCCTCATTTACACCATATGGGCGATGATATTTGTAGAAGTTTGATAGTTTTTTCAAATGGAGAAGAAATAGGTCCAAATGGATTATATTGGTTAAAAGTTCATTTAGCAAATAATTTTGGaaaagataaattaaactttaaaaaaagaatagaATGGGTTgatcaaaatattaataatattaaaaaattaagtgAAAACCCATTTGAAAATTTAGAATTTTGGGGTTTAGCAGATAATCCATGGCAAGCTTTAGCTGTTTCTATAGATTTAATAAATGCTTTAAATTCCTCTGATccatcaaaatataaaagtaaCATGCCAATACAACAAGATGGAACATGTAATGGATTACAGCATTATGCTGCATTAGGAAAAGATAAAGATGGTGGGCGTGCTGTTAATATTCTTCCATCTGATGAACCTCAAGATATTTATACAGTAGTATTAGATATAGTTATaagcaaaataaaaaatgacatGGATAATggtggaaataaaaatgaaagtaCCAATTTTCTTAACAAATCAGAATTAGCAAACTATTGTTTCAAAtacaatttattaaaaaggaAAGTTGTAAAACAAACAATAATGACAATATGTTATGGGGTTACATCAATTGGTGCAAAAAATCAAGTTAAAGGGAAAATTCAAAACATGATTGCTAAAGATActgataaaaatacaattaatgaattatctaaatatatagctaattatatatttgaatcTATAAGTGAGATATTTAAAAGAGCTAtgatcataaaaaaatggtttaataatttatcaaaagtaacaaatgatttaaatatacCTATAACATGGATATCACCAATTGGTTTACCATGTGAACAACCATATAGATTAGGAACTAGAATTTTAGTAAATACACCATTACAATCTGTTAGTGTAACAtcttataaaaattctttgcttcataaaaataaacaaaggTTAGGTTTCCCTCCAAATTTTGTACATTCTTTAGATGCTTCACATTTAATTATGACTGCAGAAAAAATgctcataaaaaataattttagtTTTGCTGCTGTCCATGATTCATATTGGACACATGCTTGTAACGTTGACattatgaataaatttattagaGATTCTTTTGTtactttatataataaaccTATTTTAGAAAACATTTATCAAAACTTCCAAATGAGATTAGGAAAATATGCAGAAAAAATACCCCCACCTCCTGAGCAGGGTTATCTTGATATATCACTTGTTCGCGATAGCAAATACTTTTTTAGTTAA